The Brachyhypopomus gauderio isolate BG-103 unplaced genomic scaffold, BGAUD_0.2 sc88, whole genome shotgun sequence genome includes a region encoding these proteins:
- the emc1 gene encoding ER membrane protein complex subunit 1 isoform X2 yields MGWSLATLFVSLRLLCFTAAVFEDQVGKFDWRQQFVGEVRFAVFDTNSQASKKLLVATEKNIFASINSRTGDLLWRHVDKTGPEGHIDMLLLHGQDALVVVGNGRILRSWETTIGGLNWETVLDTGSFQSAAFIGVQDLVKYVAVLKKSALSLHYLSNGHQKWVENLPESNTVQYQIVYSGGSGQVLLLGVVPNSHIVIVEYNIEDGEIMRQKSVAAPWITSLQSSCVVVGSGVLLCADLTTQSMYTFSLQSVEQTNMNQILLQTLGLEVASGFQPVLISTQPHPARPPLSEFVLQLGPDHHILLQLNDELISPLRDFNPSFLVAFATTGEKTVTAVMSPKNTTACSINLYSADTGRRLLDTTIIYHKDPNGGRPAKLYVHAFLKKDDSVGYRVMVQNEDLVLSFLQQPGRVVWTREEALADVVTMEMVDLPLTGTQAELEGEFGKKADGLLAMVLKRLSSQLIVLQAWLGHLWKLFYDARKPRSQVKNEVTIETLSRDEFNLQKMMVMVTASGKLFGIDSKSGTILWSQYLENVQPNSVFKLMVQRTTAHFPHPPQCTLLIKDKNTGLASLNVFNPIFGKKSHIGVPALSRPVLQSLLLPLMDQDYAKVLLLIDDQYKVTAFPSTKNVLQQLQEMASSIFFYLVDSNQGRLSGFRLRKDLSTELIWEVVVPVETQKIVGVKGKRANEHVHSQGRVMGDRSVLYKYLNPNLLAVVTESTDTHQEHSFVGIFLIDGVTGRIVHEAVQRKARGPVHFVHSENWVVYVYWNTKSRRNEFSVLELFEGMELYNSTVFSSLDRPQPPQVLQQSYIFPSPISTLEATLTEKGITSRHLLVGLPSGAILSLPKMFLDPRRPEVASEQSREENLIPYSPEIPIRTEWFINYNQSVSRVKGIYTSPSGLESTCLVVAYGLDLYQTRVYPSKQFDVLKDDYDYVLISSVLLGLFFATMISKRLAEVKLLNRAWR; encoded by the exons ATGGGTTGGTCGTTAGCTACGCTGTTTGTTTCTCTTCGTTTATTGTGTTTTACTGCGGCCGTGTTTGAAGATCAGGTTGGAAAGTTTGATTG GAGACAGCAGTTTGTTGGAGAAGTGCGCTTTGCTGTATTTGATACTAATTCTCAAGCATCTAAAAAGCTATTGGTAGCAACAGAAAAGAACATTTTTGCCTCTATTAATTCCAGAACTGGAGATCTTT TATGGCGACATGTGGACAAGACAGGACCTGAGGGGCATATTGATATGCTTCTTTTGCATGGGCAAG ACGCCCTTGTTGTTGTTGGTAATGGACGTATTCTTCGCTCCTGGGAAACCACTATTGGTGGCTTGAACTGGGAGACGGTGCTTGATACTGGAAG TTTCCAGTCTGCTGCTTTCATTGGAGTTCAAGACCTTGTCAAATATGTTGCAGTGCTTAAGAAATCTGCTCTTTCTCTTCATTACCTCTCCAACGGCCATCAAAAATGGGTGGAGAACCTTCCAGAAAG TAACACTGTTCAGTATCAGATTGTCTACTCTGGAGGCAGTGGCCAGGTGTTGCTTCTGGGTGTAGTCCCCAACTCTCATATTGTCATAGTTGAGTACAACATTGAAGATGGAGAAATCATGAGACAG AAATCAGTTGCAGCTCCGTGGATCACCAGCCTGCAGTCCAGCTGTGTGGTTGTTGGTTCTGGGGTCCTTTTATGCGCTGACCTGACCACACAGTCCATGTACACCTTCTCGCTGCAGTCTGTGGAACAGACAAACATGAACCAAATCCTGCTCCAG aCTCTGGGTCTGGAGGTAGCCTCAGGATTTCAGCCGGTCCTGATCTCCACTCAGCCACACCCTGCCCGTCCTCCTCTGTCCGAGTTCGTCCTGCAGCTCGGCCCAGACCATCACATCCTGCTGCAGCTCAATGATGAACTAATTTCTCCTCTCAGAGACTTTAACCCT TCATTTCTGGTCGCTTTTGCAACAACCGGAGAGAAGACGGTCACTGCAGTTATGTCCCCAAAAAACACTACT GCATGCAGCATCAACCTGTACAGTGCAGATACAGGGAGGAGGCTTCTTGACACCACCATCATCTATCACAAGGACCCTAATGGAGGGAGGCCAGCAAAG CTGTATGTCCATGCCTTTCTGAAGAAAGATGATTCTGTGGGCTACAGGGTCATGGTGCAAAATGAAGATCTTGTCCTCAGCTTTTTACAACAGCCTG GGAGGGTTGTGTGGACCAGAGAGGAGGCACTAGCTGATGTGGTCACTATGGAGATGGTGGATTTACCCCTCACGGGAACACAGGCAGAACTGGAGGGAGAGTTTGGAAAGAAAGCCG ACGGGCTGCTGGCAATGGTTTTGAAACGCCTCTCCTCACAGCTCATAGTCTTGCAGGCTTGGCTGGGCCACCTGTGGAAGCTCTTCTATGACGCCAGGAAGCCCCGCAGTCAGGTGAAGAACGAGGTGACCATAGAGACTTTGTCTCGGGATGAGTTCAACCTGCAaaagatgatggtgatggtgaccGCTTCAGGGAAG TTGTTTGGGATAGACAGTAAATCTGGAACCATTTTGTGGAGTCAGTACCTGGAGAATGTTCAACCCAATTCTGTTTTCAAACTCATGGTACAAAGGACCACTGCTCATTTTCCTCATCCACCTCAATGCACTCTGCTCATTAAGGACAAG AACACAGGCTTGGCAAGCCTCAATGTTTTCAATCCCATCTTTGGCAAGAAGAGCCATATCGGTGTTCCAGCTTTGTCTAGACCTGTGCTTCAGTCTCTCTTATTGCCCCTTATGGATCAGGACTATGCTAAGGTTCTTCTCCTTATAGATGATCAGTACAAG GTCACTGCATTCCCGTCCACTAAGAATGTCCTGCAGCAGCTACAAGAGATGGCTTCCTCCATTTTCTTCTATCTGGTAGACTCTAATCAGGGCAGGCTGTCTGGTTTCCGCCTACGCAAGGATCTGTCCACTGAGCTCATCTGGGAGGTGGTCGTCCCTGTCGAAACGCAGAAGATTGTTGGAGTGAAAGGCAAACGCGCCAATGAGCACGTCCACTCCCAGGGTCGTGTCATGGGGGACCGTAGTGTGCTTTATAAG TACCTGAACCCGAACCTCCTTGCAGTGGTGACTGAAAGCACAGACACCCATCAGGAGCACAGCTTCGTGGGAATTTTCCTCATTGATGGTGTTACTGGCCGTATTGTTCATGAGGCAGTGCAGAGAAAGGCCAGGGGGCCTGTTCACTTTGTGCACTCTGAGAACtgggtggtg TATGTGTACTGGAACACAAAGTCTCGGAGAAATGAGTTCTCTGTGCTCGAGCTCTTTGAGGGAATGGAGCTGTATAACAGCACAGTGTTCAGTTCTCTGGACCGACCCCAGCCACCCCAGGTGCTGCAACAATCGTACATATTTCCCTCCCCCATAAGCACCCTGGAGGCTACGCTGACTGAGAAGGGCATCACCAGTCGGCATTTACTGG tGGGTCTCCCGTCAGGTGCCATCCTGTCTTTACCAAAGATGTTTCTGGACCCACGGAGACCTGAAGTGGCCTCTGAACAGAGCAG GGAGGAAAACCTAATACCATATTCTCCGGAAATACCAATTCGCACTGAGTGGTTCATTAACTACAATCAGAGTGTTTCAAGAGTAAAGGGTATCTACACTTCACCCTCTGGCTTGGAGTCCACGTGTCTG GTGGTTGCATATGGCCTTGACCTCTACCAGACAAGAGTCTACCCCTCCAAGCAGTTTGACGTCCTTAAGGATGACTATGATTATGTGCTGATCAGCAGTGTACTTCTTGGCCTTTTCTTTGCCACCATGATCAGCAAGCGACTAGCAGAAGTGAAGCTACTTAACCGTGCGTGGCGGTAG
- the emc1 gene encoding ER membrane protein complex subunit 1 isoform X1 — protein sequence MGWSLATLFVSLRLLCFTAAVFEDQVGKFDWRQQFVGEVRFAVFDTNSQASKKLLVATEKNIFASINSRTGDLLWRHVDKTGPEGHIDMLLLHGQDALVVVGNGRILRSWETTIGGLNWETVLDTGSFQSAAFIGVQDLVKYVAVLKKSALSLHYLSNGHQKWVENLPESNTVQYQIVYSGGSGQVLLLGVVPNSHIVIVEYNIEDGEIMRQKSVAAPWITSLQSSCVVVGSGVLLCADLTTQSMYTFSLQSVEQTNMNQILLQTLGLEVASGFQPVLISTQPHPARPPLSEFVLQLGPDHHILLQLNDELISPLRDFNPSFLVAFATTGEKTVTAVMSPKNTTVSVDPSTCSYFLSSLQFSLSSNVGYNVVVLYLDAKACSINLYSADTGRRLLDTTIIYHKDPNGGRPAKLYVHAFLKKDDSVGYRVMVQNEDLVLSFLQQPGRVVWTREEALADVVTMEMVDLPLTGTQAELEGEFGKKADGLLAMVLKRLSSQLIVLQAWLGHLWKLFYDARKPRSQVKNEVTIETLSRDEFNLQKMMVMVTASGKLFGIDSKSGTILWSQYLENVQPNSVFKLMVQRTTAHFPHPPQCTLLIKDKNTGLASLNVFNPIFGKKSHIGVPALSRPVLQSLLLPLMDQDYAKVLLLIDDQYKVTAFPSTKNVLQQLQEMASSIFFYLVDSNQGRLSGFRLRKDLSTELIWEVVVPVETQKIVGVKGKRANEHVHSQGRVMGDRSVLYKYLNPNLLAVVTESTDTHQEHSFVGIFLIDGVTGRIVHEAVQRKARGPVHFVHSENWVVYVYWNTKSRRNEFSVLELFEGMELYNSTVFSSLDRPQPPQVLQQSYIFPSPISTLEATLTEKGITSRHLLVGLPSGAILSLPKMFLDPRRPEVASEQSREENLIPYSPEIPIRTEWFINYNQSVSRVKGIYTSPSGLESTCLVVAYGLDLYQTRVYPSKQFDVLKDDYDYVLISSVLLGLFFATMISKRLAEVKLLNRAWR from the exons ATGGGTTGGTCGTTAGCTACGCTGTTTGTTTCTCTTCGTTTATTGTGTTTTACTGCGGCCGTGTTTGAAGATCAGGTTGGAAAGTTTGATTG GAGACAGCAGTTTGTTGGAGAAGTGCGCTTTGCTGTATTTGATACTAATTCTCAAGCATCTAAAAAGCTATTGGTAGCAACAGAAAAGAACATTTTTGCCTCTATTAATTCCAGAACTGGAGATCTTT TATGGCGACATGTGGACAAGACAGGACCTGAGGGGCATATTGATATGCTTCTTTTGCATGGGCAAG ACGCCCTTGTTGTTGTTGGTAATGGACGTATTCTTCGCTCCTGGGAAACCACTATTGGTGGCTTGAACTGGGAGACGGTGCTTGATACTGGAAG TTTCCAGTCTGCTGCTTTCATTGGAGTTCAAGACCTTGTCAAATATGTTGCAGTGCTTAAGAAATCTGCTCTTTCTCTTCATTACCTCTCCAACGGCCATCAAAAATGGGTGGAGAACCTTCCAGAAAG TAACACTGTTCAGTATCAGATTGTCTACTCTGGAGGCAGTGGCCAGGTGTTGCTTCTGGGTGTAGTCCCCAACTCTCATATTGTCATAGTTGAGTACAACATTGAAGATGGAGAAATCATGAGACAG AAATCAGTTGCAGCTCCGTGGATCACCAGCCTGCAGTCCAGCTGTGTGGTTGTTGGTTCTGGGGTCCTTTTATGCGCTGACCTGACCACACAGTCCATGTACACCTTCTCGCTGCAGTCTGTGGAACAGACAAACATGAACCAAATCCTGCTCCAG aCTCTGGGTCTGGAGGTAGCCTCAGGATTTCAGCCGGTCCTGATCTCCACTCAGCCACACCCTGCCCGTCCTCCTCTGTCCGAGTTCGTCCTGCAGCTCGGCCCAGACCATCACATCCTGCTGCAGCTCAATGATGAACTAATTTCTCCTCTCAGAGACTTTAACCCT TCATTTCTGGTCGCTTTTGCAACAACCGGAGAGAAGACGGTCACTGCAGTTATGTCCCCAAAAAACACTACTGTGAGTGTAGATCCATCTACATGTTCTTATTTTCTTTCCAGTCTTCAATTCTCATTAAGCAGCAATGTTGGTTATAATGTTGTGGTTCTGTATTTGGATGCCAAGGCATGCAGCATCAACCTGTACAGTGCAGATACAGGGAGGAGGCTTCTTGACACCACCATCATCTATCACAAGGACCCTAATGGAGGGAGGCCAGCAAAG CTGTATGTCCATGCCTTTCTGAAGAAAGATGATTCTGTGGGCTACAGGGTCATGGTGCAAAATGAAGATCTTGTCCTCAGCTTTTTACAACAGCCTG GGAGGGTTGTGTGGACCAGAGAGGAGGCACTAGCTGATGTGGTCACTATGGAGATGGTGGATTTACCCCTCACGGGAACACAGGCAGAACTGGAGGGAGAGTTTGGAAAGAAAGCCG ACGGGCTGCTGGCAATGGTTTTGAAACGCCTCTCCTCACAGCTCATAGTCTTGCAGGCTTGGCTGGGCCACCTGTGGAAGCTCTTCTATGACGCCAGGAAGCCCCGCAGTCAGGTGAAGAACGAGGTGACCATAGAGACTTTGTCTCGGGATGAGTTCAACCTGCAaaagatgatggtgatggtgaccGCTTCAGGGAAG TTGTTTGGGATAGACAGTAAATCTGGAACCATTTTGTGGAGTCAGTACCTGGAGAATGTTCAACCCAATTCTGTTTTCAAACTCATGGTACAAAGGACCACTGCTCATTTTCCTCATCCACCTCAATGCACTCTGCTCATTAAGGACAAG AACACAGGCTTGGCAAGCCTCAATGTTTTCAATCCCATCTTTGGCAAGAAGAGCCATATCGGTGTTCCAGCTTTGTCTAGACCTGTGCTTCAGTCTCTCTTATTGCCCCTTATGGATCAGGACTATGCTAAGGTTCTTCTCCTTATAGATGATCAGTACAAG GTCACTGCATTCCCGTCCACTAAGAATGTCCTGCAGCAGCTACAAGAGATGGCTTCCTCCATTTTCTTCTATCTGGTAGACTCTAATCAGGGCAGGCTGTCTGGTTTCCGCCTACGCAAGGATCTGTCCACTGAGCTCATCTGGGAGGTGGTCGTCCCTGTCGAAACGCAGAAGATTGTTGGAGTGAAAGGCAAACGCGCCAATGAGCACGTCCACTCCCAGGGTCGTGTCATGGGGGACCGTAGTGTGCTTTATAAG TACCTGAACCCGAACCTCCTTGCAGTGGTGACTGAAAGCACAGACACCCATCAGGAGCACAGCTTCGTGGGAATTTTCCTCATTGATGGTGTTACTGGCCGTATTGTTCATGAGGCAGTGCAGAGAAAGGCCAGGGGGCCTGTTCACTTTGTGCACTCTGAGAACtgggtggtg TATGTGTACTGGAACACAAAGTCTCGGAGAAATGAGTTCTCTGTGCTCGAGCTCTTTGAGGGAATGGAGCTGTATAACAGCACAGTGTTCAGTTCTCTGGACCGACCCCAGCCACCCCAGGTGCTGCAACAATCGTACATATTTCCCTCCCCCATAAGCACCCTGGAGGCTACGCTGACTGAGAAGGGCATCACCAGTCGGCATTTACTGG tGGGTCTCCCGTCAGGTGCCATCCTGTCTTTACCAAAGATGTTTCTGGACCCACGGAGACCTGAAGTGGCCTCTGAACAGAGCAG GGAGGAAAACCTAATACCATATTCTCCGGAAATACCAATTCGCACTGAGTGGTTCATTAACTACAATCAGAGTGTTTCAAGAGTAAAGGGTATCTACACTTCACCCTCTGGCTTGGAGTCCACGTGTCTG GTGGTTGCATATGGCCTTGACCTCTACCAGACAAGAGTCTACCCCTCCAAGCAGTTTGACGTCCTTAAGGATGACTATGATTATGTGCTGATCAGCAGTGTACTTCTTGGCCTTTTCTTTGCCACCATGATCAGCAAGCGACTAGCAGAAGTGAAGCTACTTAACCGTGCGTGGCGGTAG
- the LOC143493507 gene encoding putative oxidoreductase YteT, with protein MPRVKVIVVGAGSRGQTYSDFASVHPDRMQVVGVADPRAFVRRKLQECHKIADENTFDDWHRVAEKEKFADAVFICTPDRLHKDPAVALAKKGYHILLEKPMAVTEEDCTEITEACTQSGVILTVCHVLRYDPAIRKIKELIDNGAIGDVIHIQHFEPVGFYHFAHSFVRGNWRNETESSFALLAKSCHDVDLIHHWAGGRRCIKISSFGSLSHFRRENKPPGAANRCLDCSAEADCPYSAKKIYLDRVKMGWTRWPVSVVCSTSLPDIESVTEALETGPYGRCVYECDNDVCSNQVVNMEFEGGLTASFTMVAFTKEICQRKTSIYGSRGELSYNGEISVFDFLTQRSTKHEVDMNVPGSFSKGGHGIADYHLVDSFLSAVERGDPLLIQSGAEETLASHRLVFEAERARLESRVVLCGTDRV; from the exons ATGCCACGTGTTAAAGTCATCGTGGTTGGGGCCGGGAGCCGGGGACAGACTTACTCTGACTTTGCTTCTGTCCATCCTGATCGTATGCAG GTAGTAGGAGTTGCTGACCCAAGGGCTTTTGTACGAAGGAAGTTACAGGAATGCCACAAAATAGCTGATGAAAACACCTTTGATG ACTGGCACAGAGtggcagagaaagagaaatttGCAGATGCAGTATTTATTTGTACTCCTGATCGCCTTCATAAG gatcCTGCGGTAGCTTTGGCAAAAAAGGGTTATCATATACTGTTGGAAAAGCCAATGGCT GTGACAGAAGAAGACTGCACAGAAATTACAGAAGCGTGCACTCAGAGTGGCGTAATACTAACTGTCTGTCATGTTCTCCGCTACGATCCCGCcatcagaaaaataaaa GAGCTTATTGACAATGGGGCCATTGGTGATGTAATCCATATTCAACATTTTGAACCG GTGGGATTCTATCACTTTGCTCACTCGTTTGTGAGAGGAAACTGGAGAAATGAGACAGAAAGTTCCTTTGCACTTTTAGCCAAATCCTGCCATGATGTGGATCTAATTCACCACTGGGCTGGTGGACGCAG GTGCATTAAGATTTCGTCATTTGGATCTCTGAGTCATTTCCGAAGAGAAAACAAG CCACCAGGAGCAGCAAATCGGTGCTTAGACTGTTCTGCAGAGGCTGATTGTCCATATTCTGCAAAGAAAATCTACCTGGACAGAGTGAAAATG GGCTGGACCAGATGGCCGGTGTCAGTAGTATGTTCTACGTCTCTTCCTGATATTGAGTCAGTAACTGAGGCATTAGAAACAGGTCCCTATGGCCGCTGTGTCTACGAATGTGACAACGATGTGTGTTCAAATCAG GTTGTAAACATGGAATTTGAAGGAGGACTCACTGCTTCCTTTACCATGGTTGCATTCACAAAAGAGATTTGCCAACGTAAAACAAGCATATATGGCAGCAGG GGGGAGCTATCCTACAATGGAGAGATCAGTGTTTTTGACTTCCTTACTCAGAGGTCCACAAAGCATGAAGTGGATATGAATGTACCTGGTAGTTTCAGCAAGGGGGGTCATGGAATTGCAGATTATCACCTTGTTGACTCTTTCCTTTCAGCAGTTGAG AGAGGAGATCCACTGCTGATTCAGTCAGGAGCAGAGGAGACGTTGGCGAGTCACAGACTGGTGTTTGAGGCTGAACGTGCCCGTCTAGAGAGCAGGGTTGTGCTCTGTGGAACTGACCGTGTTTAG